A single window of Synechococcus sp. CBW1004 DNA harbors:
- the rplC gene encoding 50S ribosomal protein L3 has product MSIGILGKKLGMSQFFDPEGRSIPVTLIEAGPCRITQLKSEATDGYAAVQLGFGDIREKLVNRPARGHLTKSGDELLRHLREYRVNTVDGLELGSEITVAAFEAGQKVDVSGDTMGRGFAGYQKRHGFSRGPMTHGSKNHREPGSTGAGTTPGRVYPGKRMAGRYGGKQTTTRGLVILKVDTERNLLVVKGSVPGKPGSLLDIRPAKRVGSKAAN; this is encoded by the coding sequence ATGTCCATCGGCATCCTTGGGAAGAAGCTGGGAATGTCCCAGTTCTTCGACCCCGAAGGCAGGTCCATCCCGGTCACGCTGATCGAAGCCGGTCCCTGCCGCATCACCCAACTCAAGAGCGAAGCCACCGACGGCTACGCCGCAGTCCAGCTGGGCTTCGGTGACATTCGCGAGAAGCTTGTCAACCGCCCCGCACGCGGCCACCTGACCAAGTCCGGCGACGAGCTGCTGCGCCATCTGCGCGAGTACCGCGTCAACACCGTCGACGGCCTCGAGCTCGGAAGCGAGATCACCGTCGCGGCGTTCGAAGCCGGCCAGAAGGTCGACGTCAGCGGCGACACGATGGGACGTGGCTTTGCCGGTTATCAGAAGCGCCACGGCTTCAGCCGCGGTCCGATGACCCACGGCTCGAAGAACCACCGCGAACCCGGCTCCACCGGCGCCGGCACCACCCCCGGCCGCGTGTACCCCGGCAAGCGCATGGCCGGTCGCTACGGCGGCAAGCAGACCACCACCCGCGGGCTGGTGATTCTCAAGGTCGACACCGAGCGCAACCTGCTCGTGGTCAAGGGCTCGGTACCCGGCAAGCCCGGATCCCTGCTCGACATCCGCCCGGCCAAGCGGGTGGGCAGCAAGGCCGCGAACTGA
- a CDS encoding NAD(P)H-quinone oxidoreductase subunit N: protein MPLLLTGRSFRQDLERSGALALFAPLEGGAETRLMRRLRAAGYQAQMLSARGLGDPEAFLTRLHGVRPPHLGHQSVGRGAAVGEVQRAAPLLGPQFAAEGPVLLWLLEGQVLSNAELEALCRLCRKEPRLKVVVEMGGATALRWQPLETALPA from the coding sequence ATGCCTCTCCTGCTCACCGGTCGCAGCTTCCGTCAGGATCTCGAGCGCTCCGGCGCCCTGGCCCTCTTCGCACCGCTCGAGGGCGGCGCTGAGACCCGTCTGATGCGACGTCTTCGTGCCGCCGGCTATCAGGCCCAGATGCTGTCGGCCCGCGGACTGGGTGATCCGGAGGCCTTCCTCACCCGCCTCCATGGCGTCCGGCCGCCCCACCTCGGCCATCAGAGCGTCGGGCGGGGGGCGGCAGTCGGGGAAGTGCAGCGGGCGGCTCCCCTGCTCGGACCGCAGTTCGCGGCCGAGGGGCCGGTGCTGCTCTGGCTGCTCGAGGGTCAGGTCCTCTCCAATGCTGAGCTGGAAGCTCTCTGCCGGCTCTGCCGCAAGGAACCCCGCCTCAAGGTGGTGGTCGAGATGGGCGGCGCCACGGCCCTGCGCTGGCAGCCCCTGGAGACCGCTCTCCCCGCCTGA
- the rplD gene encoding 50S ribosomal protein L4 translates to MTDCVIRDWQGKESGKASLSLSVARESSAADLLHRAVVRQQAHARQGTASTLTRAEVAGGGRKPYKQKGTGRARQGSIRTPLRPGGGIVFGPKPRSYELAMNRKERRLALRTALMSRTGDITVIKGFGQGLDTPKTKEITAALERFGIASGAKVLLILEGASEAVKLSVRNLEKVKLIAADQLNVVDLLDANKLVLNEEAITRIQEVYGDG, encoded by the coding sequence ATGACTGACTGTGTCATTCGCGATTGGCAGGGCAAGGAGAGCGGTAAAGCGTCTCTCAGCCTGAGCGTCGCCCGCGAGAGCAGCGCCGCCGATCTTCTGCACCGCGCCGTCGTGCGCCAGCAGGCCCATGCCCGTCAGGGCACCGCCAGCACGCTCACCCGCGCTGAGGTGGCCGGTGGCGGCCGCAAGCCCTACAAGCAGAAAGGAACCGGCCGTGCCCGCCAGGGTTCGATCCGCACTCCGCTGCGCCCGGGTGGCGGCATCGTCTTCGGACCGAAGCCGCGCAGCTATGAGCTGGCGATGAACCGCAAGGAGCGGCGTCTGGCCCTGCGCACCGCTCTGATGAGCCGCACCGGCGACATCACGGTGATCAAGGGCTTCGGCCAGGGGCTCGACACCCCGAAAACCAAGGAGATCACCGCTGCCCTCGAGCGTTTCGGCATCGCGTCCGGCGCCAAGGTGCTGCTGATTCTGGAAGGCGCCAGTGAGGCTGTGAAGCTCTCGGTGCGCAATCTCGAGAAGGTCAAGCTGATCGCCGCCGACCAGCTCAACGTCGTCGACCTGCTCGACGCCAACAAGCTGGTGTTGAACGAGGAAGCAATCACCCGGATTCAGGAGGTCTACGGAGATGGCTGA